One genomic segment of Streptomyces liangshanensis includes these proteins:
- a CDS encoding SpoIIE family protein phosphatase produces MSVEEDKYSTEAEVERVLADVGRGTGAHVGALYMLDPAEQVLRMAFVTGLSRRVATPWIQVALASTVPAAEAAREGRMVWVPSHTDMARRFPRTALALPYPIALGVVPVSSGPTRWGSLLQLWPGTHEPALSERETRALEEGAERIACLLQRAAEAGHPVRSTELRVMDPPPTRHAEAGADLTERLPEGICALDLEGRITFLNGHAVQLLGGTRDGLLGARPWDALPWLNDPVYENAYLGSLFSRLPTSFSARRPPGQWLAFHLYPDATGVSVRVTPGEAPGDGGEGDGVQDPVLTPTAVERTRPGALFQLLHLSSVLTDAVGVRDVTDTVTDHIMPVINAQAMALVTADEGRLKVVGCRGFRRDIAEVFDGLAMSAETPVVRAIQNGTPLFSTDGDELRRTSPSVQLSPDKASFAYLPMFASGRTIGCCVLGYNRPHLFPPDERTALISLAGVIAQALERARLYDSKNQVALGLQAALLPHDLPRIPGLQVAARYLPATRGLDIGGDFYDLIRLDDTSAAAVIGDVQGHNVNAAALMGQVRTAVHTHASAGAPPDEVLARTNRLLIDLRSTLFTSCLYAHLDLRHHRARLATAGHPPPILRRPDGGTEILDVPTGILLGIEPEAEYRTVDVPLPPGAVLALYTDGLVEVPGTSLDTSIAEFAARLGNADPRSLDALSETLVRRAGRTRQSFRGSDDIALLLIKPDARGAG; encoded by the coding sequence GGTCGCGACGCCCTGGATCCAGGTGGCACTGGCCTCCACGGTCCCGGCGGCCGAGGCGGCGCGGGAGGGCCGCATGGTGTGGGTGCCCAGCCACACGGACATGGCCCGCCGCTTCCCCCGTACCGCACTCGCCCTGCCGTACCCCATAGCCCTGGGCGTCGTCCCCGTGTCGTCCGGCCCCACCCGCTGGGGCTCCCTGCTCCAGCTGTGGCCGGGCACGCACGAGCCCGCCCTCTCCGAGCGGGAGACGCGGGCGCTCGAAGAGGGCGCGGAACGGATCGCGTGCCTCCTGCAGCGGGCCGCCGAGGCGGGGCATCCCGTCCGGTCCACCGAACTGCGCGTGATGGACCCCCCGCCCACCCGGCACGCGGAGGCCGGCGCGGACCTCACCGAACGCCTCCCGGAAGGCATCTGCGCCCTCGACCTCGAAGGCCGCATCACCTTCCTCAACGGCCACGCCGTCCAGCTGCTGGGCGGTACCCGTGACGGCCTGCTGGGGGCCAGGCCCTGGGACGCCCTGCCCTGGCTGAACGACCCGGTGTACGAGAACGCGTACCTCGGCTCGCTCTTCAGCAGGCTGCCCACGTCGTTCTCCGCCCGGCGGCCCCCCGGCCAGTGGCTGGCCTTCCACCTCTACCCCGACGCCACCGGGGTCAGCGTCCGGGTCACCCCCGGGGAGGCGCCCGGCGACGGGGGCGAGGGGGACGGCGTGCAGGATCCGGTCCTGACGCCGACCGCCGTGGAGCGGACCAGGCCCGGCGCGCTCTTCCAGCTGCTGCACCTGTCGTCCGTCCTCACCGACGCGGTGGGGGTACGGGACGTGACGGACACGGTCACCGACCACATCATGCCCGTCATCAACGCCCAGGCCATGGCCCTGGTCACCGCCGACGAGGGGCGGCTCAAGGTGGTCGGCTGCCGCGGCTTCCGGCGGGACATCGCGGAGGTCTTCGACGGCCTCGCCATGAGCGCGGAGACGCCCGTGGTCCGGGCGATCCAGAACGGCACGCCGTTGTTCTCGACGGACGGCGACGAACTCAGACGTACCTCACCGAGCGTCCAACTGAGCCCGGACAAGGCGTCGTTCGCCTACCTGCCGATGTTCGCCTCCGGGCGGACGATCGGCTGCTGCGTCCTCGGGTACAACCGGCCGCACCTCTTCCCGCCCGACGAGCGGACCGCCCTCATCTCGCTGGCCGGGGTGATCGCGCAGGCCCTGGAGCGGGCCCGGCTCTACGACTCCAAGAACCAGGTCGCCCTGGGGCTCCAGGCCGCGCTGCTGCCCCACGACCTGCCGCGGATCCCCGGGCTCCAGGTCGCGGCGCGCTACCTGCCGGCGACCCGCGGCCTGGACATCGGCGGGGACTTCTACGACCTGATCCGCCTGGACGACACGTCGGCCGCGGCCGTCATCGGCGACGTCCAGGGGCACAACGTGAACGCCGCCGCGCTGATGGGGCAGGTGCGTACCGCGGTCCACACGCACGCCAGCGCGGGCGCGCCGCCGGACGAGGTGCTCGCGCGCACCAACCGCCTGCTGATCGACCTGCGTTCGACGCTGTTCACCAGTTGCCTGTACGCGCACCTCGACCTGCGGCACCACCGGGCGCGGCTCGCGACGGCCGGGCACCCGCCGCCGATCCTGCGCCGTCCCGACGGGGGTACGGAGATCCTGGACGTGCCGACCGGGATCCTCCTCGGCATCGAGCCGGAGGCGGAGTACCGGACGGTGGACGTGCCGCTGCCGCCGGGCGCGGTGCTCGCGCTGTACACGGACGGGCTCGTGGAGGTGCCCGGTACGAGCCTGGACACTTCGATCGCCGAGTTCGCGGCGCGGCTGGGGAACGCGGATCCGCGCTCGCTGGACGCGCTGTCGGAGACGCTGGTCCGCCGGGCGGGGCGGACCCGCCAGTCCTTCCGGGGAAGCGACGACATTGCCCTGCTGCTGATCAAGCCGGACGCACGGGGTGCTGGGTGA